The Proteus vulgaris genome has a segment encoding these proteins:
- the thiJ gene encoding DJ-1/PfpI family protein: MTISAIICLANGSEETEVVTTADLLIRAGIHVVLASAEDDVDDLVITCSRGIKLVADAPLVRVVDHHYDVIILPGGLQGTETLRDSPLVVEKVRRMHSENKLVAAICAAPAIILETHNIFPIGNMTGFPALKDKISPKKWVDYRVYFDERVNLITSQAPATSIDFALKIIERLKGKEVAADVAKQLVLPPGIYNYRDEFTGFGDR, from the coding sequence ATGACCATATCAGCGATCATCTGCCTAGCTAATGGAAGCGAAGAAACAGAAGTCGTGACCACCGCAGACTTATTAATAAGAGCGGGCATTCATGTGGTACTTGCTAGTGCAGAAGATGATGTTGATGATCTTGTTATCACTTGTTCTCGTGGTATTAAACTTGTCGCTGATGCGCCTCTAGTTCGTGTTGTTGATCATCACTATGACGTTATTATTCTCCCCGGTGGATTACAAGGTACTGAAACATTGAGAGATAGCCCTTTAGTGGTCGAAAAAGTACGTCGCATGCACAGTGAAAATAAACTTGTGGCTGCGATTTGTGCTGCTCCTGCAATCATTCTTGAAACTCATAATATTTTTCCTATTGGAAATATGACAGGCTTCCCTGCATTAAAAGATAAAATATCACCGAAAAAATGGGTTGATTACCGAGTCTATTTTGATGAAAGAGTAAACTTAATTACTAGCCAAGCGCCCGCAACATCTATCGATTTTGCACTAAAAATTATCGAACGCTTAAAAGGTAAAGAAGTCGCTGCCGATGTTGCCAAACAACTTGTATTACCACCCGGTATTTATAATTACCGAGATGAATTTACTGGGTTCGGGGATAGATAG
- the thiI gene encoding thiamine biosynthesis protein ThiI yields MKFIIKLFPEITIKSQSVRIRFIKILTSNIRNVLSSIGDEITVVRNWDNIVVVSKDESKSEAVCDALTRIPGIHHFLQVEEHPYTDLHNIFEQTFAAFKHLVENKTFCVRAKRRGKHSFTSNEVERYVGGGFNQHVESAKVKLTRPDVTINLEIEDDKLILVNARYEGIGGFPIGTQEDVLSLISGGYDSGVSSYMLMRRGSRVHYCFFNLGGSAHEIGVKQVAYYLWNRFGRSHKVHFVAVDFEPVVAEILEKVDDGQMGVVLKRMMVRAASRVAERYGVQAIVTGEALGQVSSQTLTNLRLIDNATDTLILRPLITHDKENIINIARQIGTEDFARTMPEFCGVISKSPTVKAVKAKIEAEEEKFDFSILDSVVENAKNMDIRRIAEETVQQVTEVEMVSEFGANDVILDIRSPEEQETSPLKIEGVDVKELPFYKLSTQFGDLDKAKTYLLYCDRGMMSRLQALYLREQGFENVKVYRKK; encoded by the coding sequence ATGAAGTTTATTATTAAATTATTCCCCGAAATCACGATCAAAAGCCAATCTGTTCGTATACGTTTTATCAAAATTCTCACTAGCAATATCCGTAATGTCTTAAGTTCAATTGGTGATGAAATCACAGTTGTCCGTAATTGGGATAACATTGTGGTTGTGAGTAAAGATGAAAGTAAAAGTGAAGCAGTATGTGATGCATTAACACGTATTCCTGGTATTCATCACTTTTTACAAGTCGAAGAACATCCTTATACCGATTTACATAATATTTTTGAGCAAACTTTTGCAGCATTTAAGCATTTAGTTGAAAACAAAACATTTTGTGTTCGTGCCAAACGTCGTGGTAAACACAGTTTTACTTCAAATGAAGTTGAGCGCTATGTTGGTGGTGGTTTTAACCAACACGTTGAAAGCGCTAAAGTGAAATTAACCCGTCCAGATGTCACCATTAATTTGGAAATTGAAGATGACAAACTTATTCTGGTGAATGCGCGTTATGAAGGCATTGGTGGTTTCCCAATTGGTACACAAGAAGATGTTTTATCACTGATCTCTGGTGGTTATGACTCAGGTGTATCGAGCTATATGTTAATGCGTCGTGGTAGCCGGGTTCACTATTGTTTCTTTAACTTAGGTGGTTCTGCTCACGAAATTGGCGTTAAACAAGTTGCGTATTATTTATGGAACCGTTTTGGTCGTTCACATAAAGTGCATTTCGTTGCTGTTGATTTTGAGCCTGTTGTCGCAGAAATCTTAGAAAAAGTCGATGATGGCCAAATGGGTGTTGTATTAAAACGTATGATGGTACGTGCAGCATCAAGAGTGGCAGAGCGTTATGGTGTTCAAGCAATTGTTACAGGCGAAGCATTAGGGCAGGTTTCTAGCCAAACCTTAACTAACTTACGTTTAATTGATAATGCGACAGACACGTTAATTTTACGCCCTCTTATCACTCATGATAAAGAGAACATTATCAATATCGCACGTCAAATTGGTACAGAAGATTTCGCTCGCACTATGCCTGAATTCTGTGGTGTGATTTCAAAAAGCCCAACAGTGAAAGCGGTAAAAGCGAAGATCGAAGCAGAAGAAGAGAAGTTTGATTTTTCTATTCTTGATAGCGTTGTTGAAAATGCTAAGAATATGGATATTCGTCGTATTGCCGAAGAAACCGTACAGCAAGTTACTGAAGTTGAAATGGTCTCTGAATTTGGGGCTAACGACGTTATTCTGGATATTCGCTCACCAGAAGAGCAAGAAACGTCACCATTAAAGATAGAAGGAGTTGATGTTAAAGAGCTACCTTTCTATAAACTAAGCACTCAGTTTGGTGATTTAGATAAAGCAAAAACCTATTTACTGTATTGTGATCGTGGAATGATGAGCCGTTTACAAGCGCTTTATTTACGTGAGCAAGGTTTTGAGAACGTTAAAGTCTATCGTAAAAAATAA
- the cyoB gene encoding cytochrome O ubiquinol oxidase subunit I has protein sequence MFGKLTLDAIPLHEPIIVVTLLGIVLGGLAVVGALTYFRKWKWLWSEWLTSVDQKKIGIMYIIVAMVMMFRGFADAIMMRSQQALASAGEAGFLPPHHYDQIFTAHGVIMIFFMATPFVVGLMNLVVPLQIGARDVAFPFLNSLSFWFFVVGVLLINISLGIGEFAQTGWLAYPPLSGLEYNPGVGVDYWIWSLQISGIGTLLTGVNFFATILRMRAPGMSMMKMPVFSWAALCTNVLIIAAFPILTVTITLLTLDRYLGTHFFTNDMGGNMMMYINLVWAWGHPEVYILVLPVFGVFSEVTATFSKKRLFGYTSLVGATVVITVLSFIVWLHHFFTMGSGANVNAFFGIATMIIAIPTGVKIFNWLFTMYQGRIEYKSPMLWTIGFLITFSVGGMTGVLLAVPGANFVLHNSLFLIAHFHNVIIGGVVFGCFAGMTYWFPKAFGFTLNEKWGIRAFWFWFIGFFMAFMPLYILGFMGMTRRLSQNINPEFNPMLLVAAGGAALIAIGIACQVIQIYVSIRDRDQNRDLTGDPWGGRTLEWSISSPAPFYNFAVEPNVQTRDEWWDQKEKGTAYQRPTKYEPIHMPKNTGAGVIISAFSLVLGFAMIWHIWWLAIVGFAGMIVTWIVKSFDTDVDYYVQVPEIEAIENKHYEELKKAGVK, from the coding sequence ATGTTCGGAAAATTAACTCTTGATGCAATCCCGCTACATGAACCAATTATCGTAGTCACTTTACTCGGTATTGTTCTTGGTGGGCTTGCTGTTGTTGGCGCACTAACTTATTTTCGTAAATGGAAATGGTTGTGGAGCGAATGGTTAACCAGCGTTGACCAGAAAAAAATTGGTATTATGTATATCATCGTTGCAATGGTCATGATGTTCCGTGGCTTTGCCGATGCCATTATGATGAGAAGCCAACAAGCACTCGCCTCTGCAGGTGAAGCAGGCTTCTTACCTCCTCATCACTATGATCAGATTTTTACCGCACACGGCGTTATCATGATTTTCTTCATGGCAACACCTTTTGTTGTGGGTCTGATGAACCTCGTTGTACCTTTACAGATTGGTGCTCGTGATGTGGCATTCCCATTCCTAAACTCATTAAGCTTCTGGTTCTTTGTCGTGGGTGTGTTGTTAATCAACATCTCTTTAGGTATTGGTGAATTCGCGCAAACAGGTTGGTTAGCTTATCCACCACTTTCAGGCTTGGAATATAACCCAGGAGTCGGGGTCGATTATTGGATATGGAGTTTACAGATATCTGGTATTGGTACACTTCTAACAGGGGTTAACTTCTTCGCGACTATCTTGCGTATGCGTGCGCCGGGTATGAGCATGATGAAAATGCCAGTATTCTCTTGGGCGGCTTTATGTACTAACGTCCTGATTATCGCAGCATTCCCTATTTTAACCGTCACGATTACATTGTTAACGTTAGACCGCTATCTTGGTACACACTTCTTTACCAATGATATGGGCGGTAACATGATGATGTATATCAACCTCGTATGGGCTTGGGGTCATCCAGAAGTTTATATCCTTGTTCTGCCTGTCTTTGGCGTGTTCTCTGAAGTCACGGCAACTTTCTCTAAAAAACGGTTATTTGGTTATACCTCATTAGTCGGTGCGACTGTTGTAATTACCGTATTATCATTTATCGTTTGGTTACACCACTTCTTTACCATGGGCTCTGGCGCTAACGTAAACGCCTTCTTTGGTATCGCCACCATGATCATCGCCATACCGACAGGGGTTAAGATCTTTAACTGGCTGTTTACGATGTATCAAGGTCGTATCGAATACAAAAGCCCAATGTTATGGACTATCGGTTTCCTTATTACCTTCTCTGTAGGGGGAATGACCGGCGTTCTGTTAGCCGTTCCGGGTGCAAACTTTGTTTTACATAACAGTTTATTCTTAATTGCTCACTTCCATAACGTGATTATCGGTGGTGTAGTGTTCGGCTGTTTCGCTGGTATGACTTACTGGTTCCCTAAAGCATTCGGTTTCACCCTAAATGAAAAATGGGGGATTCGTGCATTCTGGTTCTGGTTTATCGGGTTCTTTATGGCCTTTATGCCACTGTATATTCTTGGCTTTATGGGTATGACTCGTCGTTTAAGCCAAAATATCAATCCAGAATTTAACCCAATGCTACTAGTTGCCGCTGGGGGAGCTGCACTAATTGCTATCGGTATTGCTTGCCAGGTTATCCAAATTTACGTAAGTATTCGCGACCGTGATCAAAACCGTGATTTAACGGGCGATCCATGGGGTGGACGTACTCTCGAGTGGTCAATTTCTTCACCTGCACCTTTCTACAACTTCGCTGTTGAACCTAATGTGCAAACTCGTGATGAGTGGTGGGATCAAAAAGAAAAAGGCACTGCTTACCAGCGCCCAACGAAATACGAACCCATCCATATGCCAAAAAATACAGGCGCAGGTGTGATTATTTCAGCATTCAGCTTAGTCCTTGGCTTTGCCATGATCTGGCATATCTGGTGGTTAGCTATCGTTGGTTTCGCTGGCATGATTGTCACTTGGATCGTGAAAAGCTTCGATACAGATGTCGATTACTATGTCCAAGTACCTGAAATTGAAGCTATCGAGAATAAGCATTATGAAGAACTGAAAAAAGCAGGTGTAAAATAA
- the xseB gene encoding exodeoxyribonuclease VII small subunit — translation MAKKTTSINEDIAQAPSFEASMQELEQIVNRLESGELPLEDALNEFEHGIRLARVGQKTLQDAEQRVRILLKEDDNATPDDFIQEAE, via the coding sequence ATGGCTAAGAAAACGACATCAATTAACGAAGACATCGCACAAGCACCAAGTTTCGAAGCATCTATGCAAGAACTTGAACAAATCGTAAACCGCTTAGAATCCGGTGAGCTCCCTTTAGAAGACGCGCTTAATGAGTTTGAACATGGCATTCGTCTAGCCCGTGTTGGACAAAAAACATTACAAGACGCTGAACAACGCGTTCGTATTCTTTTAAAAGAAGATGACAATGCCACTCCTGATGATTTTATCCAAGAGGCAGAATAA
- the cyoD gene encoding cytochrome O ubiquinol oxidase protein translates to MSHPNTSPSGASHGSMKSYLIGFILSVILTVIPFWMVMEGTATPATILWTVVGMAVVQIVVHLVCFLHMNTSSEERWNVVAFLFTLLIIGIVVVGSLWIMYNLNINMMMD, encoded by the coding sequence ATGAGTCATCCAAATACTTCTCCTTCAGGCGCAAGCCACGGCAGCATGAAGTCTTATCTGATTGGCTTTATTCTGTCTGTTATCCTCACCGTTATTCCATTTTGGATGGTGATGGAAGGAACAGCGACACCAGCAACCATTCTATGGACCGTTGTCGGTATGGCAGTTGTGCAGATTGTTGTTCATTTAGTCTGCTTCTTACATATGAATACGTCATCAGAAGAGCGCTGGAACGTCGTCGCATTCCTGTTCACACTGCTTATTATCGGCATTGTTGTCGTAGGCTCGTTGTGGATTATGTACAACCTGAACATCAATATGATGATGGATTAA
- the ispA gene encoding geranyltranstransferase — protein sequence MSNATSSTDAFRHKLNSTHQRVDNALNQALLSLPFADMPLGKAMHYGALLGGKRLRPFLVYAVGEMFKVPVLNLDAPAAAVECIHAYSLIHDDLPAMDDDDLRRGKPTCHIEFGEANAILAGDALQTLAFEILAKNPMPDVSMADRVAMIAELATASGLSGMCGGQALDLEAEDKSIDLESLEKIHLHKTGALIRAAVRLGAYSAGSKGHDVLPALDKYAHSIGLAFQVQDDILDVIGSTEETGKRQGSDQESGKSTYPALLGLEQAQKKAQELYNEALDALAFLEQYEYDTTTLKQLASFIVERKN from the coding sequence TTGAGCAACGCAACTTCAAGTACGGATGCGTTCCGTCATAAATTAAATTCCACCCACCAGCGTGTTGATAATGCATTAAACCAAGCCTTATTATCGCTCCCTTTTGCTGATATGCCTCTAGGTAAGGCAATGCACTATGGCGCTCTTTTAGGTGGTAAACGCTTACGTCCTTTCCTTGTTTATGCTGTTGGCGAAATGTTTAAAGTTCCAGTACTCAACCTTGATGCTCCGGCAGCCGCAGTAGAATGTATTCACGCTTATTCCCTGATTCATGACGATTTACCTGCAATGGATGATGATGATCTACGCCGAGGTAAACCAACGTGCCATATCGAATTTGGTGAGGCAAATGCTATTTTAGCCGGTGATGCACTGCAAACATTAGCTTTTGAGATCTTAGCAAAAAACCCAATGCCCGATGTATCAATGGCTGATCGCGTCGCAATGATTGCTGAATTAGCCACAGCCAGTGGACTTTCAGGTATGTGTGGTGGTCAGGCACTTGATCTGGAAGCTGAAGATAAATCGATTGATCTCGAATCCCTTGAAAAAATCCATTTACATAAAACAGGTGCATTAATTCGTGCGGCTGTTCGCTTAGGAGCATATAGTGCGGGTTCTAAAGGTCATGATGTATTACCCGCATTAGATAAATATGCTCACTCCATTGGCCTTGCATTCCAAGTGCAAGATGACATTTTAGATGTCATTGGTAGTACTGAAGAAACTGGAAAACGACAAGGTAGCGACCAAGAATCAGGAAAAAGTACCTATCCGGCTCTTCTTGGGTTAGAGCAAGCTCAAAAGAAAGCACAGGAATTGTATAACGAAGCACTGGATGCCTTAGCGTTTCTTGAGCAATACGAGTACGATACGACCACGCTTAAACAATTAGCGAGTTTTATCGTCGAACGGAAAAACTAA
- the cyoC gene encoding cytochrome O ubiquinol oxidase subunit III, whose product MSTQTVNNTNAHEHHGHHDAGATKVFGFWIYLMSDLILFASLFATYAVLVNGIADGPSGKEIFSLPFVLVETFLLLFSSITFGFAMLSMNKGSVSQVNLWLFVTFLFGLGFVIMEVYEFHELIAEGYGPDRSAFLSAFFALVSTHGLHVTAGLIWIVIMMIQVSRRGLTEVNRTRLSCLSLFWHFLDVVWICVFTVVYLMGAM is encoded by the coding sequence ATGTCTACTCAAACTGTAAATAACACAAACGCCCATGAGCATCATGGGCACCACGATGCAGGAGCGACGAAAGTTTTCGGCTTCTGGATCTACCTAATGAGCGACCTTATCCTGTTTGCCAGCTTATTTGCCACTTATGCGGTGCTTGTCAACGGGATTGCAGACGGTCCTTCTGGTAAAGAAATTTTTAGCTTACCTTTTGTTTTAGTTGAAACCTTCTTACTGCTGTTTAGTAGTATTACTTTTGGTTTCGCTATGCTGAGCATGAATAAAGGCAGTGTTAGCCAAGTTAATCTGTGGTTATTTGTCACTTTCTTATTCGGCTTAGGTTTCGTCATCATGGAAGTTTACGAATTCCATGAATTGATTGCAGAAGGTTATGGCCCAGATCGCAGTGCATTCTTATCTGCATTCTTTGCATTAGTTTCAACGCACGGCCTTCACGTAACAGCAGGTTTAATTTGGATTGTGATTATGATGATCCAAGTATCACGCCGTGGTTTAACTGAAGTTAACCGTACTCGTTTAAGCTGTTTAAGTCTGTTCTGGCACTTCCTTGACGTTGTCTGGATTTGTGTGTTCACCGTAGTTTATCTGATGGGAGCGATGTAA
- the cyoE gene encoding protoheme IX farnesyltransferase: MDYVQPEHQYDDGLRVVAMIKQYLQVTKPGIIFGNLISVIGGFLLASKGEIDYPLFVATLLGVSLVVASGCVFNNYIDRDIDRIMERTKNRPLVKGLIDPRISLIYASVLGIAGVVLLYVAANPLAMFIAVFGFIIYVGVYSLYMKRKSVYGTLIGSLSGSAPPVIGYCAVSGEFDAGAAILLLIFSLWQMPHSYAIAIFRFKDYQAANIPVLPVIKGISVAKRHIILYILAFMIATLMLTLVGYAGYKYLIVASAVSIWWLGMALSGYKATNDKVWARKLFIFSIVAITSLSVMMSVDPTSSTETVLAYLR; the protein is encoded by the coding sequence GTGGATTATGTACAACCTGAACATCAATATGATGATGGATTAAGAGTTGTCGCTATGATTAAGCAATACCTACAAGTCACCAAACCAGGAATTATTTTCGGAAATTTAATTTCTGTAATAGGTGGTTTTCTTCTCGCCTCCAAAGGTGAAATTGACTACCCCCTATTTGTCGCGACTCTACTTGGGGTGTCTCTGGTCGTTGCTTCTGGTTGTGTTTTTAACAACTATATTGACCGTGATATTGACCGTATCATGGAAAGAACGAAGAATCGCCCATTAGTTAAAGGATTAATTGACCCTCGAATTAGCCTGATTTATGCCTCAGTATTAGGTATTGCAGGTGTTGTGCTGCTCTATGTAGCAGCCAACCCGCTTGCAATGTTTATCGCTGTATTTGGTTTTATTATTTATGTTGGGGTTTATAGCCTCTACATGAAGCGTAAATCTGTTTACGGTACGCTGATTGGAAGTTTATCTGGCTCTGCACCACCTGTTATCGGTTATTGTGCCGTTAGCGGTGAGTTTGATGCGGGTGCGGCAATCCTATTACTTATCTTTAGTTTGTGGCAGATGCCTCACTCTTATGCCATTGCGATTTTCCGATTTAAAGACTATCAAGCAGCCAATATTCCAGTATTGCCCGTTATTAAGGGGATCTCAGTCGCTAAACGCCATATCATTCTTTATATTCTGGCATTTATGATTGCAACCTTAATGCTGACATTAGTTGGATATGCAGGCTATAAATATCTGATAGTCGCTTCAGCCGTCAGTATTTGGTGGTTAGGCATGGCTTTATCCGGTTACAAAGCAACCAATGATAAAGTGTGGGCACGAAAATTATTTATTTTCTCTATTGTAGCAATCACTTCATTAAGTGTAATGATGTCGGTTGATCCAACAAGCTCAACAGAAACTGTCCTTGCTTATCTAAGATAA
- the yajQ gene encoding putative nucleotide-binding protein — protein MPSFDIVSEVDLHEVRNAVENAQRELTTRWDFRNVEASFELNEKAESVKTTSVSEFQVQQLLDILREKMAKRGIDGAVLNIPEEMTHSGKMYSVEATLKQGIDTVLAKKIVKLIKDSKLKVQAQIQGEQVRVTGKSRDDLQAVMKLVREGELGQPFQFNNFRD, from the coding sequence ATGCCATCTTTTGATATCGTATCTGAAGTTGACTTACATGAAGTGCGTAATGCGGTGGAAAACGCACAACGTGAACTGACTACTCGTTGGGATTTTCGTAATGTCGAAGCCAGTTTTGAATTAAACGAAAAAGCAGAGTCAGTGAAAACAACCAGCGTATCTGAATTTCAAGTTCAGCAATTATTAGATATTCTGCGTGAGAAAATGGCAAAAAGAGGGATCGATGGTGCAGTATTAAATATCCCCGAAGAAATGACTCACAGTGGAAAAATGTACAGCGTAGAAGCCACTTTAAAACAAGGGATTGATACTGTATTAGCAAAGAAAATTGTTAAGTTAATTAAAGACAGTAAATTAAAAGTACAAGCTCAAATTCAAGGTGAACAAGTTCGTGTTACAGGCAAATCCCGTGATGATTTACAAGCTGTAATGAAATTAGTCCGAGAAGGTGAGCTAGGGCAGCCATTCCAATTTAATAACTTCCGTGACTAA
- the panE gene encoding 2-dehydropantoate 2-reductase — translation MKITVLGCGSIGKLWIAALTLQTHEVQGWLRVPQPFLDVSVDNINGEPFYQRIIANQLEWLKQSELLIVCLKSWQVSDAVNALLPYLSAQCPILLIHNGMGTADELTATQHLITRPILQGIITHGAYQQGQNVIHTATGITHIGPLNSVAQQYSHLAEILHHALPDVAWHNDIHTISWLKLAVNCVINPLTVYYQCRNGDLLRYPEHIHKICDEVYQVMEREGVIPTSKTHLHGYIIDTIEQTANNYSSMYQDVKYQRHTEIDYITGYLLRRASAQGLVLPENNHLFQFIKQQEGNYDHISDHLPS, via the coding sequence ATGAAAATTACCGTTTTAGGATGTGGTTCAATAGGTAAACTTTGGATCGCCGCATTAACACTTCAAACTCATGAAGTACAAGGCTGGCTAAGAGTGCCACAACCTTTTTTAGATGTGAGTGTCGATAATATTAATGGTGAGCCTTTTTATCAGCGCATTATCGCGAATCAACTTGAATGGTTAAAACAAAGCGAATTACTTATTGTTTGCTTAAAATCGTGGCAAGTCTCAGATGCTGTAAATGCACTTCTACCTTATTTATCCGCACAATGTCCTATCTTATTAATTCATAATGGTATGGGAACTGCTGATGAATTAACAGCAACACAACACCTTATCACTAGACCCATTTTGCAAGGCATTATTACTCATGGTGCTTATCAACAAGGCCAGAACGTTATTCACACAGCTACAGGTATAACACATATTGGCCCATTAAATAGTGTTGCTCAGCAATACAGTCATTTAGCAGAAATACTTCATCATGCATTACCCGATGTTGCTTGGCACAATGATATCCATACCATTAGTTGGCTAAAATTAGCTGTAAATTGTGTTATTAATCCATTAACTGTTTATTATCAGTGTCGTAATGGGGATTTATTGCGCTACCCTGAGCATATTCACAAAATTTGTGATGAAGTTTATCAAGTGATGGAGCGTGAAGGTGTTATCCCTACGTCTAAAACACATCTGCATGGCTACATTATTGATACCATAGAACAAACGGCAAATAATTATTCATCTATGTATCAAGATGTGAAGTATCAACGTCACACAGAGATTGACTATATTACCGGTTATTTATTACGTCGAGCGTCAGCGCAAGGCCTTGTTTTACCGGAAAATAACCACCTTTTTCAATTTATCAAACAACAGGAAGGTAATTATGACCATATCAGCGATCATCTGCCTAGCTAA
- the yajR_1 gene encoding MFS-family transporter: MEALLPSLISKEAPAGYKGTAMGIYSTSQFLGVALGGILGGWLYQHYDAQIVFLGCLVIGIIWFLISLTLRQPAYVSSLRIELPSNLSLGQQQKLQQIFKQQPGVNEVVIIADEQSAYIKVDTKQTPRATLESLISSIE, translated from the coding sequence ATGGAAGCACTACTACCTTCATTAATTAGTAAAGAAGCACCCGCTGGCTATAAAGGTACAGCAATGGGAATTTATTCCACCAGCCAATTTTTAGGTGTGGCATTGGGAGGTATTTTAGGTGGATGGCTTTATCAGCATTATGATGCACAAATCGTATTTCTAGGCTGTTTAGTGATTGGCATTATTTGGTTTTTGATTAGTTTAACCTTACGTCAACCCGCTTATGTTAGCAGTTTACGTATTGAATTACCGTCTAATCTGTCTTTAGGTCAGCAACAAAAACTACAACAAATATTTAAACAACAACCAGGTGTTAATGAAGTTGTGATTATTGCTGATGAGCAAAGCGCCTATATCAAAGTGGACACCAAACAAACACCGAGAGCAACATTAGAGTCCTTAATCTCTTCTATAGAATGA
- the yajR_2 gene encoding MFS-family transporter: MNDNKMTPLERKATWGLGTVFSLRMLGMFMVLPVLTTYGLQLQHATESLIGLAIGIYGLTQAVFQIPFGIFSDKFGRKPMIVFGLIIFIVGSLIAALSDNIYGIIIGRALQGAGAISAAVMALLSDLTREQNRTKAMAFIGISFGITFALALVLGPVLTHIFGLHGLFWGIALLAFGGILITLFTVPNSEHHILNRESGFVRGSVKKVLFDPQLLKLNTGIFSLHTLLMAAFVALPLVMNSAGLAKEKHWIVYLVTMLIAFITVLPFIIYAEKKRKMKQVFLFCIFLLIIAQVILISSDSSLWLIIAGIQVFFYWL; encoded by the coding sequence ATGAATGATAATAAAATGACCCCATTAGAGCGCAAAGCGACATGGGGACTAGGCACTGTTTTTTCTCTTCGCATGCTTGGCATGTTTATGGTACTCCCTGTTTTAACCACTTATGGGCTTCAACTACAGCATGCAACAGAATCACTCATTGGATTAGCCATCGGTATTTATGGATTAACACAAGCGGTATTCCAAATTCCTTTTGGTATCTTCTCTGATAAATTTGGTCGAAAACCTATGATTGTTTTCGGCCTAATTATTTTTATTGTCGGAAGTCTCATTGCCGCTCTGAGTGACAATATTTATGGCATTATTATTGGTCGAGCGCTACAAGGTGCGGGAGCCATATCGGCCGCAGTTATGGCTTTACTGTCTGACTTAACTCGGGAACAAAATAGAACAAAAGCGATGGCTTTTATCGGTATCAGCTTTGGGATAACCTTTGCTTTAGCCCTCGTTTTAGGACCAGTCTTAACACATATTTTTGGTTTACATGGACTCTTTTGGGGGATCGCCCTACTTGCCTTTGGTGGAATTCTTATTACGCTTTTTACCGTTCCCAATAGTGAACACCATATTCTTAATCGAGAATCTGGTTTTGTCCGTGGCAGTGTAAAAAAAGTCTTATTTGACCCACAGCTTCTTAAGTTGAATACGGGTATTTTTTCACTACATACTTTATTAATGGCTGCATTTGTTGCGCTTCCTCTGGTTATGAATAGCGCCGGTTTAGCAAAAGAAAAACACTGGATTGTTTATCTTGTCACCATGCTTATCGCTTTTATTACTGTATTGCCTTTTATTATCTACGCAGAAAAAAAACGTAAAATGAAACAGGTTTTCTTATTCTGTATCTTTTTACTGATTATCGCTCAAGTTATTTTAATAAGCTCTGACTCTAGTTTATGGCTAATTATTGCTGGCATTCAGGTCTTTTTTTATTGGCTTTAA